In Streptomyces pluripotens, the genomic window GCCGATCGCCTCGGCCGCTTCCCGAGCCCGCCCGGCGACGGCGTCGTAGAGCAGCACGGGGTGTCCGGCGATGAGAGCGACCTGGGCGATGCCCTGGCCCATGGTGCCGGTGCCGACGACTGCCACCTGGCTGCTGAGGTCGAGTGCTGTCATGTGCGTGATCCTCCCGCACGGGGTTTTCCACAGACGAGGCGGTCCCCCTTGTCCCGACCGATCGTTCGGTTACTCTAACTGTGACCGCCCGATCCCGCCTCTGTTTTCGCCCAGGTCATGAACTCAGCGAAGAGTTCTCCAGACGAGGAGTTGGTCCAGCATGGCCGCCGAACTGACCGCGCACGAGCTGATCGCGAAGCATCGGCCCACTCTTGACCAGGCCCTGGAAGCGATCCGCACACGCGCGTACTGGTCGCCGCACCCCGAACACCCCAAGGCGTACGGCGAGCACGGCAGCCTGGACGCGGCAGCGGGCAAGGCCGCCTTCGACGCCCTGCTGGGCACGCGCCTCGACCTCGGCCAGCCCGGCACGGACGACTGGGTGGGCGACGAGGTCTCGCCGTACGGCATCGAGCTCGAAGTCACCTACCCGCACGCCGACATCGAGGTGTTGCTGCCCGCGATGAAGGCCGGGCAGCGAGCCTGGCGGGACGCGGGCCCGGAGGTTCGCGCCGTCGTCTGCGTGGAGATCCTGAAGCGGATCAGCGACCGGACGCACGAATTCGCTCACGCGGTCATGCACACCAGCGGCCAGGCGTTCATGATGGCGTTCCAGGCCGGCGGCCCGCACGCTCAGGACCGCGGCCTGGAAGCGGTGGCGTACGCCTACGCGGAACAGGTCCGCACGCCCGGCACGGCGGAGTGGACCAAGCCGCAGGGCAAGCGTGAACCGCTGGCCCTCACCAAGCGGTTCACACCGGTCCCGCGCGGTATCGGCCTGGTCATCGGCTGCAACACCTTCCCGACGTGGAACGGCTATCCGGGACTGTTCGCCTCCCTGGCGACAGGCAACGCGGTCCTGGTCAAGCCGCACCCGCGCGCTGTGCTGCCGCTCGCGCTCACCGTGCAGGTCGCCCGGGGCGTGCTCACCGAGGCCGGCTTCGACCCGAATCTGGTGGCGCTGGCCGCCGAGCGCCCCGACGAGGGCACCGCCAAGACCCTCGCCACCCACCCCGAGATCAGGATCGTCGACTACACAGGGTCGACGTCCTTCGGCGACTGGTTGGAGGCCCACGCACGCCAGGCCCAGGTCTACACGGAAAAGGCCGGCGTCAACACGGTGATCGTGCACTCCACGGATGACTACCGGGGCATGCTGTCCAACCTGGCCTTCTCGCTGTCCCTGTACAGCGGCCAGATGTGCACCACCCCGCAGAACCTGCTCATCCCGCGGGACGGTATCCGTACCGACCAGGGCCACAAGAGCTTCGACGAGGTCACTGCCGACCTCGCCCGTGCGGTCGACGGTCTCCTCGGTGACGACGCGCGCGCCAACGCCCTGCTGGGCGCGATCGTCAACCCGGACGTCAAGGCCCGCCTGGAGGCAGCAGCCGGTCTCGGCGAGGTCGCCCTGGCCTCCCGCGAGATCAGCAACCCGGAGTTCCCGGGCGCAGTCGTCCGCACCCCCGTCATCGTCAAGCTGGACGGCGCCAAGCCGGATGACGAGGCCGCCTACATGAGCGAGTGCTTCGGCCCCGTCTCCTTCGCCGTAGCCCTCGACTCAGCGACCGACGCGGTGGAGCTGCTGCGCCACACGGTCCACGAGAAGGGCGCGATGACCGTCGGCGCCTACACCACCGACCCTGAGGTCGAGCGGGCCATCGAGGAGGTGTGCCTGGAGGAGGCTGCCCAGCTCTCGCTCAACCTGACCGGCGGGGTGTATGTGAACCAGACCGCTGCCTTCTCCGACTTCCACGGCTCGGGCGGCAACCCCGCGGCGAATGCGGCCCTGTGCGACGGAGCGTTCGTGGCCAGTCGCTTCCGGGTGGTAGAGGTGCGGCGGGAAGCCTAGCCAACAGCTGGTGCCGCGGCGGGCGACGTTTGCCCAACGAGGTGAACGTCGCCCGCCGCGGCACTAGGAAGCGGGTGCGCCCCCGCTGGCACTCCAGTGGTACAACGTCATCGCCACGCTGGTGGCCAGGTTGTAGCTGGAGACCTGGGGGCGCATCGGCAGCCGGAGCAGACGGCCGGCACGCGCGCGCAGCTCGGCCGACAGCCCGCTGCGCTCCGACCCGAACGCCAGCACGGCGTTGTCGGGCAGCTTCGTGCCCCGGATGTCCTCACCCTCCGGATCAAGGGCGAACAGCGGCCCGACCGGCAACTCGTCGACGGCCAGCCGCTCCACAGCGGTCGCAAAGTGCAGTCCTGCGCCACCGCGCACCACCGTGGGATGCCAGGGGTCGAGCGTGCCCGTGGTGACCACCCCGGTCGCCCCGAAACCAGCGGCCAGCCGGATCACGGCACCGGTGTTGCCGAGGTTGCGCGGGTTGTCCAGGACCAGGACGGGGGCCGTGCGGGGCGTACGGGCGAGCGAGCGCAGGTTGGCCTCACGGGACGGCCGTACAGCGAGCGCGGCCACCCCCGTTGGATGGGGGCGCGGGACCAGGGAGACGTAGGCCTCCTCGGACACCTCGGCAAGCAGTGTGTCCAGCACCCCCCGTACGTCTGAGGCCAATTCCTCGGCGAGGGCGAGCACGGCCCGCCGGTCGGTGGTGACCGCCACGGGCACCGCGGCGCCGAAACGCAGTGCGTGCTTGAGAGCGTGGAAGCCGTCGAGCAGCACGGCGGTACCGGCGTACTCGCGCCAGCGGATCAGCGGGTCGGTCATGCCGTGAACCCTACGCGGCCCGCAGTGCTCTCCTCGGGGGAGCGTGGCGGAGGCACCAACGGGTCGCCGGACCGGACGATCCGCCCGCGTGCGCGGGCGGCCAGATCGCCCAGTCTCCGCAGAAAGGACGTCGGCAGGAACACCGCGTCCGCTGTGATCATGGCCAGGGAGAAGAACGGCAGGCCGAGGACGACAGCGATCACCGCGTGCTCGGTCATCATCAGCACCAGCAGGACGTTCTTCGCCCGCCTGTTGAACAAGGTGAACGGGAAGGCGACCTGCACCATGACCGTACCGTAGGCCACGACCAGCATGATCGTTCCGCTGGCGGACATCAGGTCGGCGAGGCCCGGCCAGGGCGTGAAATAGTCCAGGTGGAGCGGGTAGTAGACGGCTGTGCCGTCCTGCCAGCGGGAGCCCTGGATCTTGTACCAGCCCGCCGTGGCATAGATCAGGCAGGCCTCCGCCATGATCACGAGCAGGGCGCCGTTGTGCAGGACGTTGGCGATCACGTCCAGCAGGATCCGCGGCTCCGGAGATTTCGCCCGCCGCCCGACCAGCCACCACAGGCCGAGCACCACCCATACCGTCCACAGCAGTGCCGGGATCAGCCAGCCGTTGTCGAGCCGGCCGGTCAGCGTCGCCGTGACGAGCGCCAGACCGAGCACCGCCCACAGCACCGGTCCCGCCCGGTCGGCAACATTCTCTCCACGCATGCGCGCCGCTTCGGCACGGGCCGCCCGACGCGCGTCGAGGGACCACACCTGACCGCACCGTGTGAACACCAGATAGAAGGACATCAGATGCAGGACGTTGTCACCGCCGTCGCCGACGAAGACACTGCGGTTCTGCAGCGACAGCACGCCCACCATGAAGAGCACTGAGGCGGTCCGGGTGCGCCAGCCGAGCAGTAGCGCCGCGCTGGCCAGGATCGCCAGCAGGTAGAAACACTCGAACCAGGCTGTTGCGTCCGACCACAGCAGCGCCGAGAAGGCGTGGTTGTCGGCGACCAGCTGTTGGGCAAGACGCCAGCCCCACGGACCGGAGGGACCGTACAGTTCCCGGCGGTGCGGATACTCACGCAGCAGGAACAGCAGCCAGGTCCCGGCGAACCCGATGCGGATCACGGCGCTCTGGTACGGCCCGAGGGCCGCCTCGGTGGCACGGGCGATCCCGCGCGAAAAGACCAGGGAGAGACGGTTCACCGCACGTCTCCCGCCGCGTCGTCGGCCGTCACGGACCACCAGGGCAACAGACGGTAGACGGGCTTGTCGGACACCTGCTCACCGCTCCATTTCGGTGGCTGCACATTGGTGGTCCTGGAGCGGACCTGCACCCGCTGGATGACGCCCTCCTTGCTGGTCGGATCGTTTCGGTACAGGCGCATTACCACGATCCGGCGCACGTACTGTTCGGAGAGGCTGCCGCGCATGCCCACGGGGCGGTTGTCCGCGCTGTGCGTGGCAACGAAGAAGTCCCAGGCCCGGCGCAGCTCGTTCTGCTGGGTGTGGCTCGGCACCGGGTTGCCGTCGATGGCCGCGCCGTCCTGGGCGGAGAGGTCGATCCAGCCGGTGCTGCGCAGGCCACCGTCCTTCGTCCGCACCTCCGCGCGTACCTGGACGGCGATGTTCTGCTGCAGCGGGTTCGGGGCGAACAGCTTCCAGTTCTGCTCGAACTCCGGGTACACCCACTCGTCGATCGCCTTGCCGTGCTGCTTGGTCACGGTGTTCGCGGGCGCGAGGCTGAGGAACACCATCAGCAGGTGCACACAGGCGATGACGGCGACCACGGCAAGCGCCATCGCCGCGCCGACCCGATAACGGAGGGAGAGGGCGGCGACTCCGCCACGGGAGGAGGCCGACGGGTCCGAGACCTCCGGTGGGAGCGAAGAAGGAACCGCAGACGTTCCGGAAACTCCTGTGCCGGGGCGCCCCTGCGACGGAAGTCCAACAGCGCCCGCGTCCGGCACGCCCACAGCAGGCGTCCCTGGGGCACCGACGTCCGCCTCGGCCGGCCGGTCCGCCTCCAGAACACCATGGCTACCGCCGCCGCCCTCCTCGCCGTCCGGGGCTTCCGCCGGGGGACCCTCCAGGAGACGCGCCCCGGCCGGCCCGTCCGGGCCCTGCGGGGCCCCCGAGTCCTCGTCGTACGCGTCCATTCCGTCCCGTCCCCCGTTTCGGCCGATTCGTTCGACTGATCGCTTCGGCCGGGTGGGTCACCTCAGGTGCGGCACCGGCCACGGGCGCCGCACGCTTCACGAGCGCCACGCCTCGACGCCCGCAGCGAACGGTACTCAGCCCGGGCCACCGGGCACAGCCCCGGGTGCCGTGACAGGGCCTGGTCCCGACCACGCCGTGTCACGGCACCGCCCTCACCGACCCAGCTCGCGTCGCCATCCGCCCCGGACCCTCCGGCGGAACGTGGTCCGCAGGTGGCCGCCGCAGTTTTCCACAGCGGTTGACACCTTCCGGCAGCCCGGCACACCATTGATATCGCACGGACCGAACGATCGGTCGGGACAGAGTTCACCCCAGAGCCCAAGGTCAGGGGGACCGCACATGGCCACAGCAGCCGCGCAGCGCACTGCCGGCACGACACCGGACGGCGCACCGGACACCGCCGACACGGCGGACTACCAGCGCGCCTTCGACGCGGCCGTGGCCGCCGACGAACGCATCGAACCACGTGACTGGATGCCCGACGCCTACCGCGCGACACTGGTCCGGCAGATCGCGCAACACGCGCACTCCGAGATCATCGGCATGCAGCCGGAAGCCAATTGGATCAGCCGCGCCCCCAGTCTGCGTCGCAAGGCCATCCTGATGGCCAAGGTCCAGGACGAAGCCGGACACGGCCTGTACCTGTACAGCGCCGTCGAGACACTCGGCACTGGCCGGGATGAGCTGCTCGACAAGCTGCACAGCGGCCGCCAGAAGTATTCCTCCATCTTCAACTACCCGACCTTGACCTGGGCCGACGTAGGG contains:
- the paaN gene encoding phenylacetic acid degradation protein PaaN is translated as MAAELTAHELIAKHRPTLDQALEAIRTRAYWSPHPEHPKAYGEHGSLDAAAGKAAFDALLGTRLDLGQPGTDDWVGDEVSPYGIELEVTYPHADIEVLLPAMKAGQRAWRDAGPEVRAVVCVEILKRISDRTHEFAHAVMHTSGQAFMMAFQAGGPHAQDRGLEAVAYAYAEQVRTPGTAEWTKPQGKREPLALTKRFTPVPRGIGLVIGCNTFPTWNGYPGLFASLATGNAVLVKPHPRAVLPLALTVQVARGVLTEAGFDPNLVALAAERPDEGTAKTLATHPEIRIVDYTGSTSFGDWLEAHARQAQVYTEKAGVNTVIVHSTDDYRGMLSNLAFSLSLYSGQMCTTPQNLLIPRDGIRTDQGHKSFDEVTADLARAVDGLLGDDARANALLGAIVNPDVKARLEAAAGLGEVALASREISNPEFPGAVVRTPVIVKLDGAKPDDEAAYMSECFGPVSFAVALDSATDAVELLRHTVHEKGAMTVGAYTTDPEVERAIEEVCLEEAAQLSLNLTGGVYVNQTAAFSDFHGSGGNPAANAALCDGAFVASRFRVVEVRREA
- a CDS encoding TrmH family RNA methyltransferase, whose product is MTDPLIRWREYAGTAVLLDGFHALKHALRFGAAVPVAVTTDRRAVLALAEELASDVRGVLDTLLAEVSEEAYVSLVPRPHPTGVAALAVRPSREANLRSLARTPRTAPVLVLDNPRNLGNTGAVIRLAAGFGATGVVTTGTLDPWHPTVVRGGAGLHFATAVERLAVDELPVGPLFALDPEGEDIRGTKLPDNAVLAFGSERSGLSAELRARAGRLLRLPMRPQVSSYNLATSVAMTLYHWSASGGAPAS
- a CDS encoding HTTM domain-containing protein, with the protein product MNRLSLVFSRGIARATEAALGPYQSAVIRIGFAGTWLLFLLREYPHRRELYGPSGPWGWRLAQQLVADNHAFSALLWSDATAWFECFYLLAILASAALLLGWRTRTASVLFMVGVLSLQNRSVFVGDGGDNVLHLMSFYLVFTRCGQVWSLDARRAARAEAARMRGENVADRAGPVLWAVLGLALVTATLTGRLDNGWLIPALLWTVWVVLGLWWLVGRRAKSPEPRILLDVIANVLHNGALLVIMAEACLIYATAGWYKIQGSRWQDGTAVYYPLHLDYFTPWPGLADLMSASGTIMLVVAYGTVMVQVAFPFTLFNRRAKNVLLVLMMTEHAVIAVVLGLPFFSLAMITADAVFLPTSFLRRLGDLAARARGRIVRSGDPLVPPPRSPEESTAGRVGFTA
- a CDS encoding DUF5819 family protein, with translation MDAYDEDSGAPQGPDGPAGARLLEGPPAEAPDGEEGGGGSHGVLEADRPAEADVGAPGTPAVGVPDAGAVGLPSQGRPGTGVSGTSAVPSSLPPEVSDPSASSRGGVAALSLRYRVGAAMALAVVAVIACVHLLMVFLSLAPANTVTKQHGKAIDEWVYPEFEQNWKLFAPNPLQQNIAVQVRAEVRTKDGGLRSTGWIDLSAQDGAAIDGNPVPSHTQQNELRRAWDFFVATHSADNRPVGMRGSLSEQYVRRIVVMRLYRNDPTSKEGVIQRVQVRSRTTNVQPPKWSGEQVSDKPVYRLLPWWSVTADDAAGDVR